Proteins from a genomic interval of Rhodococcoides fascians A25f:
- a CDS encoding bifunctional nitrate reductase/sulfite reductase flavoprotein subunit alpha, which yields MVTTVKTLCAYCGVGCGMVLQVGGLSTSADARPVVTRSVVTKSVGDKSHPANFGRLCTKGTTTADMLAGPGRLEKAQIRHRRGESAESTDTAVAINDAAGRLRTIIDEHGPDAVALYVSGQMSIEAQYLSNKLAKGFIGTNQIESNSRLCMASAGTGYKQSLGADGPPGSYEDFDHADVFFVIGSNMADCHPILFLRMMDRVKAGAKLIVVDPRRTATADKAHLHLKLKPGSDLALLNGLLALIVEDGNTDPEFIAKFTDGWDAMPEFLADYTLDKVCAATGLDEQDLRAAAAMIGDANNWMSCWTMGLNQSTHGTWNTNALCNLHLATGAICKTGSGPFSLTGQPNAMGGREMGYMGPGLPGQRSVISDADREFVENRWSIPEGTLRTDVGGGTIEMFSKLAAGDIKACWIICTNPVASVANRTTVIDGLERAELVITQDAFADTETNSYADVMLPAALWTEAEGVMVNSERNLTLFQPAVEAPGGALPDWKIIADMACALGYSEAFTYASAEEVFEEIKQFWNPNTGYDIRGVTYERLRENPLQWPCPPDGTTTRHPIRYLNDGVSQRQHVCEDGSIPALSFPTPTGRAQFFARPSMAPAEMPDDDYPFVLNTGRLPHQWHTMTKTGKVAKLNKLDPGPFVEVHAIDADRLGLTEGDSVEIVSRRGRAVLPAVVTDRVLPGNCFAPFHWNDEFGENLAINAVTNDAVDPYSQQPEFKACAVTLTKVAAVEPPSSVVENGTEDPIDALAEMVGRPARPSAPFTAVEQSYIAGLLEGLGSAAGRAAEGTPTLPAQTPLSPETHAWLDGVLAGLFSRRIDFDGAPTTAAALSPDSSGRPLLLLWASQTGTAEEYSQTCLSHLKGAGLTVAEHSMDSFTVDRLPAEADVLIVSSTTGDGEAPDNGATFWDSLVAESVTGLNGIRYAVLAFGDSSYADFCGHGRKIDERLSELGATRLLDRVDCEPDYEDESASWLDAVVVCLRNDDTASLSNKGGPVAPTTVEKTRPVEQTTHEATPARFSKKSPLVTTVVRNRVLNSRGSMKDVRQLGFHLPDGTLDYEVGDALGVWPRNSDAFVDEWLLATGLDGDTNVDLSGTGAMTLRTALRSHLEIARATPDLLKFIHRRTAVDDLEAMLHPDNKHALLDWMWGRQSIDVLAAHPVRASVEDWLGVLKPLQPRLYSISSSPKENPNEVQVTVSAVRYNVHGVPRRGVCSTYLADHAANDEVGIFVQKSSHFKPPDDPSTPMIMVGPGTGVAPFRAFLHERRALGHTGRNWLFFGEQHADTDFYYRDELTEMMRDGSLSRLDVAFSRDQKDKVYVQDRMREHGAELWNWIARGAHFYVCGDATRMAKDVDAALKGVVAQHGKLAPSSAEAYVKALAAEKRYVRDVY from the coding sequence ATGGTCACCACGGTGAAGACACTCTGCGCGTACTGCGGTGTGGGATGCGGCATGGTGCTCCAGGTCGGCGGCCTCTCGACGTCGGCGGACGCACGCCCCGTCGTCACCAGGTCCGTCGTCACCAAGTCCGTCGGCGACAAGTCTCACCCGGCCAACTTCGGCCGCCTGTGCACCAAGGGAACGACCACTGCAGACATGCTGGCCGGGCCCGGTCGACTCGAGAAAGCGCAGATTCGGCATCGCCGCGGCGAGAGCGCGGAAAGCACGGACACCGCGGTGGCGATCAACGACGCCGCTGGGCGGCTCCGCACCATCATCGACGAGCACGGTCCCGATGCAGTGGCACTGTACGTATCAGGGCAGATGTCGATCGAAGCTCAGTATCTGTCGAACAAATTGGCCAAGGGGTTCATCGGCACCAACCAGATCGAATCCAACTCGCGCCTGTGCATGGCAAGCGCGGGAACCGGATACAAACAGTCGCTCGGTGCCGACGGCCCGCCCGGATCCTACGAGGACTTCGACCACGCCGATGTCTTCTTCGTCATCGGCTCCAACATGGCCGACTGCCACCCCATTCTGTTTCTGCGGATGATGGACCGAGTCAAGGCCGGCGCGAAGCTGATCGTCGTCGACCCTCGACGTACCGCGACCGCAGACAAGGCCCACCTGCATCTGAAACTGAAGCCGGGCTCGGACCTGGCCCTACTCAACGGGTTGCTGGCGCTCATCGTCGAGGACGGCAACACCGACCCCGAGTTCATCGCGAAATTCACCGATGGGTGGGACGCGATGCCGGAATTCCTCGCCGACTACACCCTGGACAAAGTCTGTGCTGCAACAGGTCTCGACGAGCAGGACCTGCGCGCCGCGGCCGCGATGATCGGTGATGCGAACAACTGGATGAGCTGCTGGACCATGGGCCTCAACCAGTCGACGCACGGAACCTGGAACACCAACGCACTGTGCAACCTTCATCTGGCTACCGGTGCCATCTGCAAGACCGGAAGCGGACCCTTCTCCTTGACCGGGCAACCGAACGCCATGGGCGGACGAGAAATGGGCTACATGGGCCCGGGACTCCCGGGACAGCGATCGGTGATCAGCGATGCCGACCGTGAATTTGTCGAGAATCGATGGAGCATCCCCGAGGGGACGCTCCGCACCGACGTCGGCGGCGGAACCATCGAGATGTTCTCCAAGCTCGCCGCAGGGGACATCAAGGCCTGCTGGATCATCTGCACCAATCCGGTTGCCTCGGTGGCCAACCGAACGACAGTGATCGACGGCCTGGAACGCGCCGAGTTGGTGATCACCCAGGATGCATTCGCCGATACCGAGACCAACAGCTACGCCGATGTCATGCTTCCCGCGGCCCTGTGGACGGAAGCCGAGGGCGTGATGGTCAATTCCGAGCGCAACCTGACCCTCTTCCAACCGGCAGTCGAGGCACCGGGCGGGGCTCTGCCGGACTGGAAGATCATCGCCGACATGGCCTGCGCGCTGGGATATTCGGAGGCATTCACCTACGCGAGCGCCGAGGAGGTGTTCGAGGAGATCAAGCAATTCTGGAACCCAAACACCGGCTACGACATCCGCGGAGTCACCTACGAGCGCCTGCGCGAGAATCCACTCCAGTGGCCGTGCCCACCCGATGGAACAACCACCCGCCACCCGATCCGCTACCTCAACGACGGGGTCAGCCAGAGACAACACGTCTGCGAGGACGGATCGATTCCCGCACTGTCCTTCCCCACCCCCACCGGACGAGCACAGTTCTTCGCCAGGCCCAGCATGGCACCGGCCGAGATGCCCGACGACGACTACCCGTTCGTTCTCAATACCGGTCGCCTGCCCCATCAGTGGCACACCATGACCAAGACCGGCAAGGTCGCCAAGCTGAACAAGCTCGATCCCGGGCCGTTCGTCGAGGTACATGCCATCGATGCCGACCGTCTCGGTCTCACCGAGGGCGACAGTGTCGAAATCGTATCTCGACGGGGCCGAGCGGTACTCCCGGCAGTCGTCACCGACCGAGTTCTCCCGGGCAACTGTTTCGCTCCGTTTCACTGGAACGACGAGTTCGGCGAAAATCTGGCGATCAATGCGGTCACCAACGATGCGGTCGATCCGTACAGCCAGCAACCCGAGTTCAAGGCGTGCGCAGTCACACTCACCAAAGTTGCTGCAGTGGAGCCCCCGTCGTCTGTGGTCGAGAACGGTACCGAGGATCCGATCGACGCACTCGCCGAGATGGTCGGCCGACCCGCCCGCCCGTCGGCACCGTTCACCGCGGTCGAACAGAGCTACATCGCCGGGTTGCTGGAGGGCCTGGGTAGCGCGGCAGGCCGTGCGGCCGAGGGAACTCCCACCCTGCCTGCGCAGACACCCCTGTCCCCCGAGACTCACGCCTGGCTCGACGGAGTTCTCGCCGGATTGTTTTCGCGCAGAATCGACTTCGACGGCGCGCCGACCACGGCCGCGGCCCTCTCACCCGACTCGTCGGGGCGGCCGCTACTTCTGCTGTGGGCCTCGCAGACCGGGACTGCCGAGGAATACTCGCAGACCTGCCTGTCACATCTGAAGGGAGCAGGGCTGACCGTCGCGGAGCACTCGATGGACTCCTTCACCGTCGATCGACTGCCCGCCGAGGCAGATGTGCTGATCGTCAGCAGTACCACCGGTGACGGCGAAGCTCCGGACAACGGGGCGACGTTCTGGGACAGCCTGGTCGCCGAGTCGGTGACCGGTCTGAATGGAATCCGCTACGCAGTACTCGCTTTCGGCGACTCGAGCTACGCCGACTTCTGTGGCCACGGCCGCAAGATCGACGAGCGCCTCTCCGAATTGGGTGCTACCCGGCTCCTCGACCGAGTCGACTGCGAACCCGATTACGAAGACGAGTCCGCATCGTGGCTCGACGCGGTGGTGGTCTGCCTTCGTAACGATGACACCGCCAGCCTCTCGAACAAAGGTGGCCCCGTCGCGCCGACGACGGTGGAGAAGACCCGACCCGTCGAACAGACAACCCACGAGGCCACCCCGGCGCGCTTCAGCAAGAAGTCTCCGCTCGTGACGACTGTCGTACGCAACCGAGTACTGAATTCGCGCGGATCGATGAAGGACGTGCGTCAACTCGGCTTTCACCTACCCGACGGAACACTCGACTACGAAGTGGGCGATGCGCTCGGAGTCTGGCCGCGTAACAGCGATGCTTTCGTCGACGAGTGGTTGCTGGCAACCGGACTGGACGGCGACACGAATGTCGATCTCAGCGGCACCGGTGCCATGACATTGCGCACGGCACTGCGCAGCCACCTCGAGATCGCCCGTGCAACACCGGATCTACTGAAATTCATTCACCGCCGGACCGCGGTGGACGATCTCGAAGCAATGCTGCATCCCGACAACAAACATGCGTTGCTCGACTGGATGTGGGGTCGCCAGTCGATCGATGTCCTGGCTGCACATCCGGTCAGGGCGTCGGTAGAAGACTGGCTGGGAGTTCTCAAACCGCTGCAGCCGCGGCTGTACTCGATTTCGTCGAGTCCGAAGGAGAATCCAAACGAGGTACAGGTGACTGTTTCCGCCGTACGGTACAACGTGCACGGAGTTCCGCGACGCGGCGTGTGCTCGACATATCTGGCCGACCACGCGGCGAACGACGAGGTGGGGATCTTCGTGCAGAAGTCCTCGCATTTCAAGCCACCGGACGACCCCTCCACCCCGATGATCATGGTCGGCCCCGGCACGGGCGTCGCCCCGTTCAGAGCGTTCCTGCACGAGCGTCGGGCTCTGGGTCACACCGGCCGGAATTGGCTGTTCTTCGGTGAGCAACATGCGGATACAGATTTCTACTACCGCGACGAACTGACGGAGATGATGCGGGACGGGTCGCTCAGCCGCCTGGACGTTGCCTTCTCGCGCGATCAGAAAGACAAGGTCTACGTTCAAGATCGGATGCGTGAGCACGGGGCCGAGTTGTGGAACTGGATTGCTCGTGGCGCCCACTTCTACGTCTGCGGCGACGCAACGCGAATGGCCAAGGACGTCGATGCTGCGCTGAAGGGCGTGGTGGCCCAGCACGGAAAGCTTGCTCCCAGCAGTGCCGAGGCCTACGTCAAAGCTCTTGCTGCCGAGAAGCGCTACGTGCGCGACGTCTACTGA
- a CDS encoding L,D-transpeptidase has translation MRVNRGFVLAAVGVVASVAVLSGCSSASDISEPSVPIDSNPMTELMKPKLTSSVLDGAVGFSPADPVTVSVADGKLSSVTMLNPAGEPVSGAIAPDGLSWTNTEPLGYDREYRVQADAYGLGGASSTITSFTTSQPGNFTKPYVLPNPGDIVGIGQPVAVQFDEAITDKLAAQNAITVTTTPAVEGAFYWVNNKEVRWRPQNYWAPGTKVDVAVNVYGRDLGDDIYGQENATTSFTIGDAVIATADDNTKQVTFNVNGQDVITMPTSMGKDSTPTDNGVYIIGDRFEHLVMDSSTYGVPVNSSTGYRTPVDWATRMSYSGIFFHSAPWSVGQQGYSNASHGCLNLSPTNAKWVYDNTKRGDIVVVKNTVGGTLSGTDGLGDWNIPWDEWKAGNATTV, from the coding sequence ATGAGGGTGAATCGCGGATTCGTACTCGCCGCGGTGGGAGTCGTCGCTTCGGTGGCGGTCCTGTCGGGATGCAGCTCTGCGTCGGACATTTCCGAGCCCTCGGTGCCCATCGACTCCAACCCGATGACCGAGCTGATGAAGCCGAAGTTGACGTCGAGTGTCCTCGACGGAGCAGTCGGATTCTCGCCCGCCGACCCGGTGACCGTCTCGGTGGCCGACGGCAAATTGTCCTCGGTGACGATGCTCAATCCGGCTGGAGAGCCGGTGTCGGGGGCAATCGCGCCCGACGGGTTGTCGTGGACCAACACCGAGCCGCTCGGCTACGACCGCGAGTATCGCGTGCAGGCCGACGCATACGGACTCGGGGGAGCGTCGAGCACGATCACCAGCTTCACCACCAGCCAGCCCGGTAACTTCACCAAGCCGTACGTTCTGCCGAATCCCGGTGACATCGTGGGTATCGGGCAGCCCGTCGCGGTCCAGTTCGACGAAGCCATCACCGACAAGCTCGCTGCACAGAACGCGATCACGGTGACAACGACGCCTGCCGTCGAAGGCGCGTTCTACTGGGTCAACAACAAAGAGGTTCGCTGGCGACCACAGAATTACTGGGCACCGGGCACCAAGGTCGACGTGGCGGTGAACGTGTACGGGCGCGACCTCGGTGACGATATCTACGGTCAGGAGAACGCGACGACGTCGTTCACGATCGGTGATGCCGTCATCGCCACCGCCGACGACAACACCAAGCAGGTGACGTTCAACGTCAACGGCCAGGACGTCATCACCATGCCGACGTCGATGGGCAAGGACAGCACCCCGACCGACAACGGCGTCTACATCATCGGTGACCGTTTCGAGCACCTCGTGATGGATTCTTCGACGTACGGCGTGCCGGTGAACTCGTCCACCGGATACCGAACGCCCGTCGATTGGGCGACGCGAATGTCCTACAGCGGCATCTTCTTCCACTCCGCACCGTGGTCGGTGGGGCAACAGGGGTACTCGAACGCCTCGCACGGTTGTCTGAATCTGAGCCCGACCAATGCCAAGTGGGTCTACGACAACACCAAGCGCGGCGACATCGTCGTCGTGAAGAACACCGTCGGTGGAACGCTGTCGGGTACCGACGGCCTCGGTGATTGGAACATCCCGTGGGACGAGTGGAAAGCGGGCAACGCCACCACGGTCTGA